A genomic segment from Peribacillus sp. ACCC06369 encodes:
- a CDS encoding phage holin family protein, giving the protein MNIIMRFLINGLVLLVIDWLLDSITIKSYGTALLAVFILSIMNLLVRPILQLITLPITILTFGLFSFIINAFTFQITSYVVSGFVIDSFWGALIGSFLLSFIQSLLIKKSKKNRQ; this is encoded by the coding sequence ATGAACATAATAATGCGCTTTCTTATCAACGGGCTGGTATTGCTCGTTATTGACTGGCTTCTCGACTCCATCACGATCAAATCTTACGGTACAGCCCTGCTGGCGGTTTTTATATTATCAATCATGAACTTGCTGGTTAGACCCATTCTGCAACTTATCACATTGCCGATCACCATCCTGACGTTCGGGTTGTTTTCTTTCATTATCAATGCCTTCACATTTCAAATCACCTCCTATGTAGTGAGTGGCTTTGTAATAGATTCTTTTTGGGGAGCTTTAATCGGATCATTTCTATTGAGTTTCATTCAAAGCCTTCTTATAAAAAAGAGTAAAAAAAACCGTCAGTAG